A genomic region of Gemmata massiliana contains the following coding sequences:
- a CDS encoding tetratricopeptide repeat protein has product MKPDDPNLARTLAGLGESLLVARKFPEAETVLRECLTIREKKLPDDWRTFQTKSLLGAVAVGRKQFEAAAPLLVGGYEGLRARADKIPGSQKALLPDAVDRLIELYTATNQPTELARWRTERAKYPTGAPPPRPVR; this is encoded by the coding sequence TTGAAACCCGACGACCCGAACCTGGCGCGGACGCTCGCCGGGCTGGGCGAGTCCCTGCTCGTCGCGCGCAAGTTCCCGGAGGCCGAGACGGTTCTGCGCGAGTGCCTGACGATCCGCGAGAAGAAGTTACCGGACGACTGGCGGACGTTCCAAACGAAATCCCTGCTCGGCGCGGTCGCGGTGGGGCGGAAGCAGTTCGAGGCGGCAGCCCCGCTTCTCGTCGGGGGGTACGAGGGGCTCCGCGCGCGGGCCGATAAAATCCCCGGCTCCCAAAAAGCTCTTCTACCGGACGCGGTTGACCGACTCATCGAACTGTACACCGCGACGAACCAGCCCACCGAACTCGCCAGGTGGCGAACCGAGCGGGCCAAGTACCCAACCGGCGCTCCGCCCCCGCGCCCGGTTCGTTAA
- a CDS encoding heavy metal response regulator transcription factor, with amino-acid sequence MRMLVVEDEPKTAAFLKKGLEENGFVVDVASRGNDGLHMVRTVDYDMVILDVMLPGLDGWAVITAVRQHDQQTPVLFLTAKDAVDDRVKGLELGADDYLVKPFAFSELLARVRSLLRRSPTRQAEVVRVADLEVDVVRHRASRAGIRLDLTPKEFALLSLLARRVGEVLSRTLIAEQVWDVNFDSDTNVVDVHVRRLRAKVDDPFDKKLIHTVRGVGYVLEVRP; translated from the coding sequence ATGCGGATGCTTGTGGTTGAGGACGAACCGAAGACCGCCGCGTTCTTAAAGAAGGGGTTGGAAGAAAACGGGTTCGTGGTCGATGTCGCCAGCCGGGGCAACGACGGCCTACACATGGTCCGCACCGTCGACTACGACATGGTGATCCTCGACGTGATGCTCCCCGGTCTCGACGGGTGGGCGGTGATTACCGCGGTTCGGCAGCACGACCAACAGACCCCAGTGTTGTTTTTGACTGCCAAAGACGCTGTGGACGACCGCGTAAAGGGTCTGGAACTCGGCGCCGACGACTACTTGGTGAAGCCGTTCGCCTTCTCCGAGCTGTTGGCCCGTGTCCGGTCCCTCCTTCGGCGTAGCCCGACCCGCCAGGCGGAAGTTGTTCGGGTGGCTGATCTCGAAGTGGACGTAGTTCGGCACCGCGCGAGCCGGGCGGGGATCAGGCTCGATCTGACCCCGAAGGAGTTCGCCCTACTGTCACTGCTCGCCCGCCGTGTCGGGGAAGTCCTGTCCCGCACGTTGATCGCCGAGCAGGTTTGGGACGTGAACTTCGATAGCGACACCAACGTGGTAGACGTGCATGTGCGCCGGCTTCGGGCGAAGGTCGATGATCCGTTCGATAAGAAGCTGATCCACACCGTTCGGGGAGTCGGGTATGTCCTCGAAGTACGGCCCTGA
- a CDS encoding heavy metal sensor histidine kinase: protein MSSKYGPDSRPKPSWSLAIRLTVWYAGATFVLIVVVVGFLYWILSRSLDRQNDNQMADQVRVLRDLLTERPGDLVAVRQEAEEEFQSRQHTQVYVRLLDATGKVLVETPGMAELIDSSAFPAAADFGSGEDRRSSSGTSLRVMSIRVTGGSEYIVQTAVDRSSDAELLAEYRRSLWLVLAAGMAVCALVGYQIAHRGLRLVRLVADTARRIDPTNLTERIEANGLPADLLDLADTFNRMLDRLERSFTRLGQFSADIAHELRTPLNNLRGEVEVALGKPRTPEQYQELLASNLEECGRLARLIESLLFLARAENPRTHANRDVVDIGTELATVCEFYEATAGEKNVTLSVTVSGQRPTHLNRTLFQRAICNLVENALAHTPPGGGIALATADTEAATVVTVTDTGAGISTAHLPHVFDRFYRADQARTSEAGHVGLGLPIVKSIVDLHGGTVEIASAEGKGTCVTMTFPRKPAEP, encoded by the coding sequence ATGTCCTCGAAGTACGGCCCTGATTCTCGCCCCAAACCGTCATGGTCTCTCGCGATACGGCTGACGGTCTGGTACGCCGGGGCCACATTCGTTCTGATCGTGGTGGTCGTGGGATTCTTGTACTGGATATTGTCCCGTAGCCTCGACCGACAGAACGACAACCAGATGGCCGACCAGGTGCGCGTGCTTCGGGACTTGCTGACCGAACGGCCCGGCGATTTGGTGGCCGTGCGACAAGAGGCAGAAGAGGAGTTCCAGAGCCGCCAGCACACGCAAGTTTATGTCCGGTTGCTCGATGCTACCGGAAAAGTGCTGGTCGAGACACCGGGGATGGCGGAGTTGATCGACTCGTCCGCGTTTCCGGCAGCGGCCGATTTCGGCTCTGGCGAAGATCGCCGGTCTTCCAGCGGCACGTCGTTGCGGGTCATGTCGATTCGAGTAACGGGCGGGTCCGAGTACATCGTGCAGACGGCGGTGGACCGCAGCAGCGATGCCGAGTTGCTAGCCGAATACCGCAGGAGTTTGTGGCTCGTGTTGGCGGCGGGGATGGCCGTGTGTGCGCTCGTCGGTTACCAGATCGCCCACCGGGGACTGCGCCTCGTGCGCTTGGTCGCGGACACCGCCCGCCGCATCGACCCGACGAACCTGACCGAGCGGATCGAGGCGAACGGCCTGCCCGCCGATCTACTCGACTTGGCCGATACTTTCAACCGGATGCTCGATCGGCTCGAACGATCATTCACCCGGCTGGGCCAATTCTCGGCGGACATCGCCCACGAACTCCGCACCCCGCTCAACAATTTGCGCGGAGAAGTCGAAGTCGCCCTCGGCAAGCCGCGCACCCCGGAGCAGTACCAGGAACTGTTGGCCTCGAACTTGGAAGAGTGCGGGCGACTGGCCCGGCTGATCGAGAGTTTGTTGTTCCTGGCACGGGCCGAGAACCCCCGCACGCACGCCAACCGGGATGTGGTGGATATTGGCACCGAGCTGGCGACCGTCTGCGAGTTTTATGAGGCGACGGCGGGTGAAAAGAACGTGACGTTGTCCGTCACCGTGAGCGGGCAACGGCCCACTCACCTGAACCGCACGCTGTTCCAACGGGCGATCTGCAATTTGGTTGAGAACGCCCTGGCCCACACCCCGCCGGGCGGGGGGATTGCTCTGGCGACCGCCGACACGGAGGCCGCGACCGTCGTGACGGTGACGGATACCGGGGCCGGCATCTCTACCGCTCACCTACCGCACGTCTTCGACCGCTTCTACCGGGCCGACCAAGCCCGCACGTCAGAAGCTGGACACGTCGGCCTCGGCTTGCCGATCGTCAAGAGCATCGTGGACCTGCACGGCGGGACCGTCGAGATCGCGAGCGCGGAGGGGAAGGGAACTTGTGTCACCATGACTTTTCCCCGTAAGCCCGCTGAGCCGTGA
- a CDS encoding PEP-CTERM sorting domain-containing protein, whose amino-acid sequence MRPLLAALITAACAVPAVAGPIDSIQYRTSLRTNLTPGSGPTHLPGETAYTLPAVLPIGVVASGVPDWTSADPAYPAAGFSVAPLGGFTPFTPERFTDTFPVIEGGGRFALDVDLRDQQGQVGHVTVTGAFTSTWDGDRAFIGLALDGPEVTSFWLGHNRYDMRLGYGWAPQYQQREDGQREEVWNAVDPIPVRDGPYWVESVGGFYASLTPTATPEPGTLLLAGVGLGGLFVGRRLRRLHLG is encoded by the coding sequence GTGCGACCACTCCTTGCCGCTCTTATCACCGCCGCTTGTGCCGTCCCAGCCGTGGCAGGGCCGATAGACTCGATTCAATACCGGACGAGCCTCCGAACTAACCTGACTCCCGGTTCCGGCCCGACTCACTTGCCGGGTGAAACGGCCTACACGCTTCCGGCCGTTCTGCCCATCGGTGTCGTAGCAAGCGGTGTTCCCGATTGGACCTCCGCTGACCCGGCCTACCCCGCTGCGGGGTTCTCGGTTGCCCCGCTCGGGGGCTTCACACCGTTCACTCCGGAACGGTTCACGGACACCTTCCCGGTTATCGAAGGGGGCGGGCGGTTCGCCCTCGATGTAGACCTGCGCGATCAGCAAGGGCAGGTCGGACACGTTACCGTCACCGGGGCTTTTACGTCCACTTGGGACGGCGACCGTGCCTTTATTGGGCTGGCCCTCGACGGCCCGGAAGTAACGTCCTTCTGGCTCGGCCACAACAGGTATGACATGCGGCTCGGCTACGGCTGGGCGCCGCAATATCAGCAGCGGGAAGACGGGCAGCGGGAGGAAGTTTGGAACGCAGTGGACCCGATTCCGGTGCGGGACGGACCGTACTGGGTAGAATCGGTCGGCGGTTTCTACGCCTCCCTCACCCCAACGGCGACCCCGGAGCCGGGAACCTTGCTCTTAGCTGGTGTCGGTCTCGGCGGGCTTTTTGTCGGCCGGCGGCTCCGGCGATTGCATCTTGGTTGA
- a CDS encoding DUF1559 domain-containing protein — protein sequence MRRPAGRFAFTLIELLVVIAIIAVLIGLLLPAVQKVREAAARTQCINNLKQVGLALQNYHDANKKFPPGYISAYDSAGNDTGPGWGWAAHILPQMEQDNVFRQIDLKQPIEAAANAQARTVIVKSFLCPSDSPPQQAFPVGPRSASGQLTSTTCTVAPANYVGNYGVGEPGVDGDGIFYRNSTVRIEDVTDGTSSTLVVGERSFYHAEATWAGAVTGANLAPTPGSPLPVQTENASNFVLAHTGETYDGPANPKEINHYTARHTGGGNFVFVDGHIAYLSRSTTYATYKALSTRSKGEVISTGDY from the coding sequence GTGCGTCGGCCGGCCGGCCGGTTCGCGTTCACGCTGATCGAATTGTTGGTGGTCATCGCGATCATCGCCGTACTGATCGGACTATTACTTCCCGCGGTCCAGAAAGTCCGGGAAGCCGCGGCGCGGACGCAGTGCATCAACAACCTCAAGCAAGTCGGGCTGGCCCTTCAGAACTACCACGACGCCAATAAGAAATTTCCGCCCGGGTACATCTCGGCTTACGACTCAGCGGGGAACGACACCGGCCCCGGCTGGGGTTGGGCGGCACACATCCTGCCGCAGATGGAACAGGACAACGTGTTCCGTCAGATCGACCTGAAGCAGCCCATTGAGGCGGCGGCGAACGCCCAAGCGCGCACCGTGATCGTCAAGTCGTTCCTCTGCCCGTCCGACTCCCCACCACAGCAAGCATTCCCGGTCGGCCCCCGCTCGGCCAGCGGGCAACTGACAAGTACGACCTGCACCGTGGCCCCGGCAAACTACGTTGGGAATTACGGGGTGGGTGAACCCGGGGTGGACGGGGACGGTATCTTCTACCGCAACAGCACGGTACGGATCGAGGACGTCACGGACGGAACCAGCAGCACGCTCGTGGTGGGCGAGCGCTCGTTCTACCACGCGGAGGCCACCTGGGCTGGGGCCGTCACCGGGGCGAACCTCGCCCCGACCCCGGGCTCGCCTCTACCGGTGCAGACCGAGAACGCCTCAAACTTTGTCCTGGCCCACACCGGCGAGACGTATGACGGGCCGGCAAACCCGAAGGAGATCAACCACTACACCGCTCGGCACACCGGCGGTGGTAACTTCGTGTTCGTTGACGGCCACATCGCCTACCTCAGTCGCTCGACGACTTACGCCACCTACAAAGCCCTTTCGACCCGCTCGAAGGGCGAAGTGATTTCGACAGGGGACTATTAA
- a CDS encoding helix-turn-helix domain-containing protein produces MATKSQHAPNYEPLRALLRALREEAGLTQRDVGTRLGKPQSWVHNCEVGNRRVDVAEFVAWATACGVEPTTALTRFLEKTKIKSARKRTASE; encoded by the coding sequence ATGGCGACCAAGTCGCAACACGCCCCGAACTACGAACCACTCCGGGCGCTCCTGCGCGCGTTGCGGGAGGAGGCCGGGTTGACCCAGCGCGACGTGGGCACCCGGTTGGGTAAGCCCCAGAGTTGGGTCCACAACTGCGAGGTCGGGAACCGGCGCGTGGATGTGGCCGAGTTCGTCGCTTGGGCGACTGCATGCGGAGTCGAGCCTACTACCGCACTCACTCGGTTCCTGGAAAAGACAAAAATCAAATCGGCGCGAAAGCGCACCGCGAGCGAGTAG
- a CDS encoding DNA adenine methylase, with translation MVAALTRLTPPIKWHGGKHFLASKIVALMLPHTHYVEPFAGGLSVLLAKNPEGVSEVVNDLNGALANFWQVLRDEESFDRFRRRAEATPFSEQVWTEAMGLLHAAPVGIDPVKWAWAFFVGCRQSLAGRMDHFAPLSRSRTRRGMNEQASAWLGAIDGLGAVHARLKRVAILNRPALDVIRQQDGPNTLYYCDPPYLQETRASKDVYEHEMSVNEHVELLDALRACRGKVMISGYASELYDRKLADWTRHEFPVPNQAAGGKSKRLMTEIVWCNF, from the coding sequence ATGGTTGCTGCACTAACGCGCCTGACTCCGCCGATCAAGTGGCACGGTGGCAAGCACTTCCTGGCTTCCAAAATTGTCGCCCTGATGCTCCCGCACACGCACTACGTGGAACCATTCGCGGGCGGGCTCTCGGTGCTCCTCGCCAAGAACCCCGAGGGCGTCAGCGAGGTCGTCAATGATCTCAATGGGGCACTGGCCAACTTCTGGCAGGTGCTTCGGGACGAAGAGTCGTTCGACCGGTTCCGTCGCCGGGCCGAGGCCACTCCGTTCTCGGAACAAGTATGGACCGAAGCGATGGGGCTCCTGCACGCTGCTCCCGTGGGTATTGATCCGGTCAAGTGGGCGTGGGCGTTCTTCGTCGGGTGCCGCCAGTCCCTGGCCGGGCGCATGGACCACTTCGCTCCGCTGAGTCGGAGCCGGACGCGCCGGGGGATGAACGAGCAGGCCAGCGCGTGGCTCGGCGCGATCGACGGGCTCGGCGCGGTCCACGCCCGTCTCAAGCGGGTCGCGATCCTGAACCGTCCCGCCCTGGACGTGATCCGGCAACAGGACGGGCCGAATACGTTGTATTACTGCGACCCTCCGTACCTCCAGGAAACGCGGGCCAGTAAGGATGTTTACGAACACGAAATGAGTGTGAACGAGCACGTCGAGTTGCTCGACGCGCTTCGCGCGTGCCGGGGCAAGGTGATGATCTCCGGGTACGCTTCGGAACTGTATGACCGAAAACTGGCCGATTGGACCCGGCACGAGTTCCCGGTTCCGAACCAAGCGGCCGGGGGCAAGAGCAAGCGCCTCATGACCGAAATCGTGTGGTGCAACTTCTAA